A region of Spodoptera frugiperda isolate SF20-4 chromosome 26, AGI-APGP_CSIRO_Sfru_2.0, whole genome shotgun sequence DNA encodes the following proteins:
- the LOC118267832 gene encoding putative uncharacterized protein DDB_G0282133, with protein sequence MSTEDVGDTRCRVAGLECLKLSSEATANNAEAWRKWWQRLELYLLASGLDRSEEKRKVAILLHSIGPKGLEIFNTFNISLDEAKIEDVKVKFDLYFEPRKNLTMCRYMFFTRRQAQSESIDDFITDLELKSQDCEFGTLRESMIRDIFIANLHMDLSHIRQRLLQEPNLTYERMRELAKTLIVAQQDADKMTNKSIVEDGEKVMQLRQRSGGRRVCRQRASSQTPHRATWKSPSPMRQSASTCGRCGQSHRTKCPAIGVQCRSCNSFGHYAKFCYKNKQVRQLHSSTSTKSIQNDNYFVGILNSQSSHNHLSHSHKQSHSQPQTQSYSQPQKQSKSQSYSQTPVKSHSHTSHTSQSQNKNSPSLGNLHDDNAYCTERLHRHNKNSLTSQSLNKNSPISQISRNKNSQSEHYYHCYTNKSQSVSRKTINNNKNSHSLGQGHVNYNKSNKNSQSVNKSHNTHFQNINHHKYTKKSHHCQSNVSNSASETNSHNMHSNIPNVASHLNNLNQQISHVKGNSVSENHYSGSSWKINLHVGNRKINCVIDSGADVNVISVKNFKFLNLSKSQIDKCHVNVTGFGGNNIPILGKVNLKCNLNIENRNICENIVFIVANILCPTVLGLPTCEKLGSWMSTPSLSSETQAWCSSVY encoded by the exons atgtctaccgAAGACGTCGGCGACACGAGGTGCCGTGTGGCCGGTCTGGAGTGTCTTAAGTTGTCGTCGGAGGCAACCGCGAACAACGCGGAGGCGTGGAGGAAATGGTGGCAGCGACTGGAGCTGTATCTGCTGGCATCAGGTTTAGACAGGTCGGAGGAGAAGCGGAAGGTGGCCATTCTGCTTCACAGTATTGGCCCTAAAGGTCTCGAAATCTTCAATACCTTTAACATCAGCCTGGATGAAGCCAAAATAGAAGACGTCAAGGTCAAATTCGACCTGTACTTTGAGCCACGCAAGAATCTTACCATGTGCAGGTACATGTTTTTTACAAGGAGGCAAGCTCAATCCGAGAGCATCGACGATTTCATAACCGATCTGGAGCTAAAGAGCCAGGATTGCGAGTTCGGAACCCTGCGCGAGTCCATGATCCGGGATATTTTCATCGCCAACCTGCACATGGATTTGTCACACATCCGGCAAAGGCTGTTGCAAGAGCCCAACCTCACCTATGAGAGGATGCGAGAGTTGGCGAAAACCCTAATTGTCGCACAGCAGGATGCAGACAAGATGACAAACAAGTCCATCGTCGAAGACGGCGAGAAGGTGATGCAACTGCGTCAAAGGAGCGGCGGTCGACGAGTCTGTCGACAGCGTGCTTCAAGTCAAACGCCACATCGGGCCACGTGGAAGTCTCCCAGTCCGATGAGGCAGTCAGCATCAACGTGTGGTCGCTGTGGGCAGTCTCATCGAACGAAGTGCCCAGCGATCGGAGTACAATGCAGGTCATGTAACTCATTTGGTCATTATGCTAAGTTTTGCTATAAGAATAAACAAGTCAGACAGTTGCATTCATCAACTTCCACAAAGTCGatacaaaatgataattattttgtaggaaTTTTAAACAGTCAGTCGAGTCATAATCATCTTAGTCATTCACATAAACAGTCACACAGTCAGCCACAAACACAGTCATACAGTCAGCCACAAAAACAGTCAAAAAGTCAGTCATATAGTCAAACACCAGTCAAATCGCACTCACACACCAGTCAtacaagtcaaagtcaaaacaaaaatagtccAAGTCTAGGTAATCTCCATGATGACAATGCTTATTGCACTGAGAGATTACAccgtcataataaaaacagtcttacaagtcaaagtcttaataaaaatagtcctATAAGTCAAATAagtcgaaataaaaatagtcaaagtGAGCATTATTATCATTGCTACACTAATAAAAGTCAGTCCGTCAGTCGtaagacaataaataacaataaaaacagtcaTAGTCTAGGTCAAGGacatgttaattataataaatccaataagaATAGTCAGTCCGTCAATAAGTCACATAATACACACTTCcaaaacattaatcaccacaagTACACTAAGAAGTCACATCATTGTCAGTCAAATGTAAGTAATTCAGCATCAGAAACAAATAGTCACAACATGCATTCAAATATACCAAACGTAGCATCtcatctaaataatttaaatcaacaaattaGTCATGTCAAGGGTAATTCAGTTTCAGAAAATCATTATTCAGGTAGTTCAtggaaaataaacttacatgtgggtaaccgaaaaataaattgtgtcatAGACTCAGGCGCAGATGTAAACGTCATATCTGTCAAAAACTTCAAATTTCTTAATCTGTCAAAGTCACAAATTGATAAATGTCATGTAAATGTCACAGGATTTGGTGGCAATAACATTCCAATTCTaggcaaagtaaatttaaaatgtaatttaaacatagaaaatagaaatatttgtgaaaatatagtGTTCATTGTAGCAAATATACTCTGTCCAACTGTCTTAGGTCTTCCCACTTGCgaaaaattag GGTCTTGGATGTCTACCCCCAGTCTGTCATCTGAAACTCAAGCCTGGTGCAGTTCCGTGTATTGA
- the LOC118263966 gene encoding monocarboxylate transporter 14, which translates to MESQRAYTNGIPGKDPSSKHEYKVPSEEEKTTSPLLQRIDDLKYIDGANDDKNEVRDTGKPKDDLDTVNSMKTDNRLSVSYHKDSVSDDGAVSTTEGVKFFGLGDDDSICSSKPPPEPAPQIPDGGWGWVVVAASFLIATVADGLAFSYGLMHDKFVIYFETSEAKTSLIGSLFISVPLIAGPIMSALVDRYGCRSMTIVGGIASTIGFVAASYSNSVEVLYVTYGIMAGLGTGLLYVTAVVSIAYWFEKRRNLAVGLGSCGVGFGTFIYSPLTTYLLEEFGWRGTLLLLAGTVLNVCVCGAVMRDPEWLILEQKKQRKLNKSKRASSSISISAKSGGGESVYPGAEELKTLMKSGETPEYILTTLVASIAQAEDLEAATKRNADMSQYHKVSSVINLPTFLRQSEKVPAEVLDQLQSNKKLYNIILQNYPSLLALRSTSEQKLNVEPTEPSKNKPIKMSMKLKLNKKEKKKKEFETKLDQVREKLLQPIPENKPVIVQRERQDWWTRQFVTDHQYLRNIRVHRNSIMHRGAMMNIAKYKLRASSCPDIYRNSMWSVEEEKTWGKRLLDTINKTFDFNMFTEFHFLMMNLSTLVLFIWFIVPYFYISNFMLMSGYSEVHGSWMLSVFGIATIIGIVGLGWMGDLPWVNVTKTYAVCLIFCGITIILFPVLIRIMDPEAPYSFYILALNAVMFGLMFSSSYSYTPSILVELIALERFTMAYGLVLLSQGIGHLIGPPMAGALRDVTGHWDAAFYVAGLWVIISGFLVGVIPYTENFRICGNAPLAKDVAGEPDPGVKIIIAH; encoded by the exons ATGGAATCACAAAGAGCGTATACAAATGGAATTCCAGGGAAAGATCCTTCTAGCAAGCATGAATATAAAGTACCGTCTGAAGAGGAGAAGACTACGTCTCCCTTGCTTCAGAGGATTGATGATTTGAAGTATATTGATGGAGCGAATGATGATAAAAATGAAGTGAGAGACACGGGAAAACCTAAAGATGATTTAGATACTGTAAATTCTATGAAAACGGATAACCGTCTTTCCGTGAGCTATCATAAAGATTCGGTTAGTGATGATGGCGCTGTTTCAACCACCGAGGGTGTCAAATTCTTTGGTCTCGGGGACGATGACAGTATTTGTTCCAGTAAGCCACCTCCAGAACCAGCCCCGCAGATTCCTGATGGAGGATGGGGTTGGGTGGTCGTAGCAGCATCATTCCTCATTGCTACGGTCGCCGACGGACTGGCATTTTCTTACGGATTGATGCATGACAagtttgtcatttattttgaaacCAGTGAAGCAAAAACTTCTTTAATTGGAAGTCTCTTTATTTCCGTGCCATTAATAGCTGGACCTATTATGAGTGCTTTGGTTGATCGATATGGATGCAGAAGTATGACAATAGTTGGTGGCATAGCATCAACAATAGGGTTTGTAGCTGCTTCGTATAGTAATTCTGTTGAAGTTTTATACGTAACTTACGGTATTATGGCTGGTCTTGGAACTGGCTTGCTATATGTCACTGCCGTAGTATCAATCGCTTACTGGTTCGAGAAACGTCGTAATTTAGCTGTTGGATTAGGTTCATGTGGAGTTGGTTTTGGAACTTTCATATATTCTCCATTGACGACGTATTTATTGGAAGAATTTGGATGGAGAGGtaccttattattattagctGGTACTGTACTTAATGTGTGCGTGTGTGGTGCTGTCATGAGAGATCCTGAATGGTTGATATTAGAACAGAAAAAACAAAGGAAACTAAATAAATCGAAGAGAGCATCTAGTTCTATATCTATTTCGGCTAAGTCTGGAGGTGGTGAATCTGTTTATCCTGGAGCTGAAGAGTTAAAGACATTAATGAAGAGTGGTGAGACACCTGAATATATACTCACAACATTGGTAGCTTCTATTGCTCAAGCAGAAGATTTGGAAGCAGCAACTAAGAGAAATGCTGATATGTCACAATACCATAAAGTTAGTTCAGTAATTAATCTGCCTACGTTTTTGAGACAAAGTGAGAAG gTGCCTGCTGAAGTTTTAGATCAActtcaaagtaataaaaaactctacaatattatattacaaaactaCCCATCGCTGTTAGCTTTACGTAGTACTTCAGAGCAAAAATTGAACGTGGAGCCGACAGAGCCTTCTAAAAATAAACCGATTAAGATGTCAATGAAGTTAAAACTAAACAagaaagagaagaaaaagaaggaaTTTGAGACTAAACTAGACCAAGTCAGGGAGAAGTTACTCCAACCAATACCTGAAAATAAGCCAGTGATTGTACAGAGGGAACGTCAGGACTGGTGGACAAGGCAATTTGTTACTGATCATCAGTACTTAAGAAACATCAGAGTGCACCGTAACTCGATCATGCATCGTGGTGCTATGATGAACATTGCTAAATACAAGCTGCGAGCTTCTTCTTGTCCTGACATCTATAGGAATTCGATGTGGTCCGTTGAGGAAGAaaag ACTTGGGGCAAACGGCTATTGGACACGATCAACAAAACCTTTGACTTCAATATGTTCACGGAGTTCCATTTCTTGATGATGAACCTATCGACTTTAGTGCTCTTCATTTGGTTCATCGTGCCCTACTTCTACATCTCCAACTTTATGCTGATGAGTGGATACTCCGAAGTTCATGGATCTTGGATGTTGAGTGTCTTCGGTATTGCAACTATTATTGGcatt GTCGGCTTAGGTTGGATGGGTGATCTGCCTTGGGTGAACGTTACGAAGACGTATGCAGTATGCCTTATATTTTGTGGAATAACCATAATCCTATTCCCAGTTCTGATTCGTATAATGGACCCAGAAGCTCCctatagtttttatatattgGCATTGAATGCTGTAATGTTTGGCTTAATGTTCTCAAGTTCATATTCGTATACTCCGAGCATTTTGGTGGAGTTGATCGCTTTGGAAAGATTTACAATGGCATACGGACTGGTTCTACTGAGCCAGGGTATTGGACATCTTATTGGACCACCTATGGCTG GTGCCCTGAGAGACGTCACTGGACATTGGGACGCAGCTTTCTACGTCGCTGGCTTGTGGGTTATAATATCTGGTTTCCTGGTTGGCGTTATACCTTACACTGAGAACTTCCGTATATGTGGCAACGCACCTCTGGCCAAAGATGTTGCTGGTGAACCTGATCCAGGAGTGAAGATCATCATTGCCCATTAA
- the LOC118263965 gene encoding lipase member H-like has protein sequence MRMLSVYLFSLICLSGITHISGRQAMGAVLKHFLTCPTRRISLDVSKINVHFHDFKGGRSKVFPINKAARGILSFDNLDKNRNIYMFVHGFATYMNHPIADLVRRTFKAVPNSYLILIDHSAYTNDFDGKKKSYKRSVEHVYSIGMQLADMLAKLNNRGISAKRIHAIGHSLGSQILGYVGQQFIRMTNKRIARITALDPAGPCFSDRPREEQIRSGVADYVEVYHCDHGALGTKSVLGDIDFFVNKGSAQPQCKSLTPSNKCSHNVCVSMWMASVAHRDWFPARNCDKYEAFKNWRCAPNRRTLAGFWNPGTAKGVYYFSTKKYKF, from the exons atGCGAATGttaagtgtttatttattttcattaatttgtttgaGTGGAATCACTCATATAAGCGGTAGACAAGCCATGGGCGCGGTACTGAAACATTTTCTGACAT GTCCAACTCGCCGCATCAGCCTGGACGTTAGTAAAATCAACGTCCATTTTCACGACTTCAAAGGAGGCAGGAGCAAAGTTTTTCCTATAAACAAAGCTGCAAGAGGCATACTCTCGTTTGACAACCTCGACAAAAACAGGAATATCTACATGTTTGTTCATGGATTCGCAACATACATGAACCACCCAATCGCAGACTTAGTAAGGAGAACTTTTAAAGCGGTCCCCAACAGTTACTTAATCCTCATCGACCATTCAGCTTATACCAACGATTTTGATGGGAAGAAAAAGAGCTACAAAAGGTCCGTCGAACATGTTTACTCCATTGGAATGCAATTGGCAGATATGTTGGCTAAACTCAATAATAGAGGCATTAgtgctaaacgcatccacgctATCGGCCACAGCTTGGGCAGCCAAATACTGGGCTATGTTGGACAGCAATTCATCAGAATGACCAATAAGAGAATTGCTAGGATTACAGCTCTAGACCCGGCTGGCCCTTGCTTCTCCGACCGTCCTAGAGAGGAGCAGATCAGATCTGGTGTGGCGGATTATGTTGAAGTCTATCATTGTGACCATGGTGCTCTGGGTACGAAGAGTGTGCTGGGTGATATAGACTTCTTCGTGAACAAAGGAAGTGCCCAACCGCAATGTAAATCCTTAACACCATCAAATAAATGCAGCCACAATGTTTGTGTGTCAATGTGGATGGCGTCAGTGGCACATCGGGACTGGTTCCCGGCTAGGAACTGTGACAAATATGAAGCGTTCAAAAATTGGAGGTGCGCCCCTAACAGAAGAACTCTAGCGGGCTTCTGGAATCCTGGTACTGCCAAAGGAGTTTATTACTTTTCGactaaaaaatacaagttttag